The following coding sequences are from one Streptomyces venezuelae window:
- a CDS encoding cytochrome P450, which translates to MQNDASTHPEGPAASDTPATPDAPVAAFPTTRAKGCPFDPPAELTRLREERPLTRLRYPDGHVGWLATGHAAVRAILGDVRFSSRYELAHVPFDTGFTGELPPAPTGDMTGIDAPEHTRYRRLLAGKFTVRRMRLLTERVEQITTEHLDAMERRGPVVDLMEAYARPIPALMICELLGVPYADQDMFQRHVATSMTLSSSEEERAAAMVAIDEYMRKLVMGKRTTPTDDLLGDLTTSDLTDDELTGIGGFLLGAGLDTTANMIAFGTFALLSNPDQLAALRAEPGLVDQAVEELMRYATIAQTGLRAALEDVEVEGRLIRKGESVALSMEAANRDPARFPDPDRLDLRRKATGHLGFGHGIHQCLGQQLARVEMRVAFPALLTRFPTLRLAAAPEDVPLREGMNIYGVHELPVTWGEAGGA; encoded by the coding sequence ATGCAGAACGACGCATCGACCCATCCCGAAGGCCCCGCCGCCTCTGACACCCCCGCAACTCCGGACGCCCCTGTGGCCGCCTTTCCCACGACTCGCGCCAAGGGCTGCCCGTTCGATCCGCCCGCAGAGCTGACCCGCCTGCGCGAGGAGCGACCGCTCACGCGCCTGCGGTACCCCGACGGCCATGTGGGCTGGTTGGCCACCGGTCACGCCGCGGTCCGCGCGATCCTGGGCGACGTACGTTTCAGCTCGCGCTACGAACTGGCGCACGTACCCTTCGACACGGGCTTCACCGGCGAACTGCCGCCCGCGCCCACGGGCGACATGACCGGCATCGACGCTCCCGAGCACACGCGCTACCGGCGGCTGCTCGCCGGCAAGTTCACCGTGCGCCGCATGCGGCTGCTCACGGAACGCGTGGAGCAGATCACCACCGAGCATCTGGACGCGATGGAGCGCCGGGGGCCGGTCGTCGACCTCATGGAGGCGTACGCGCGGCCCATCCCCGCGCTCATGATCTGCGAACTGCTCGGCGTGCCCTACGCCGACCAGGACATGTTCCAGCGACACGTCGCGACATCCATGACCTTGAGCTCCTCGGAGGAGGAGCGCGCGGCGGCCATGGTCGCGATAGACGAGTACATGCGGAAGCTGGTCATGGGGAAGCGCACCACGCCGACCGACGACCTTCTCGGCGACCTGACCACCAGCGACCTCACGGACGACGAACTCACCGGCATCGGCGGGTTCCTGCTCGGCGCGGGGCTCGACACCACGGCCAACATGATCGCGTTCGGCACGTTCGCCCTGCTGTCCAACCCGGACCAACTGGCTGCCCTGCGTGCGGAACCGGGCCTCGTCGATCAGGCCGTCGAAGAACTGATGCGGTATGCCACCATCGCCCAGACCGGACTGCGCGCGGCGCTGGAGGACGTGGAGGTGGAGGGCAGGCTCATCAGGAAGGGCGAGTCCGTCGCCCTGTCGATGGAGGCGGCGAACCGCGACCCGGCGAGGTTCCCCGACCCCGACAGGCTCGACCTGCGCCGCAAGGCCACCGGCCACCTCGGCTTCGGCCACGGCATCCACCAGTGCCTGGGCCAGCAGTTGGCCCGCGTCGAGATGCGGGTCGCCTTCCCGGCCCTGCTCACCCGCTTCCCCACCCTCCGCCTCGCCGCGGCACCGGAGGACGTCCCCCTGCGGGAGGGCATGAACATCTACGGTGTCCACGAACTCCCTGTGACCTGGGGCGAGGCAGGCGGCGCGTAG
- a CDS encoding SCO0607 family lipoprotein — MALALAGAAAAAVLTGCSMEDAVCGGGEYPVLHVGSSGSACQPDGEDPPKGYARYPEGKVPEHIGDKWDEYWNKHTLDEDGKIVELKDGQ; from the coding sequence GTGGCACTCGCGCTGGCGGGTGCGGCAGCCGCCGCGGTGCTGACCGGCTGTTCCATGGAGGACGCGGTCTGCGGTGGCGGCGAGTATCCGGTCCTGCACGTGGGCAGCAGCGGCTCCGCGTGCCAGCCCGACGGCGAGGACCCGCCGAAGGGCTACGCCCGCTATCCGGAGGGCAAGGTCCCGGAGCACATCGGGGACAAGTGGGACGAGTACTGGAACAAGCACACGCTCGACGAGGACGGAAAAATCGTCGAGCTGAAGGACGGTCAGTGA
- a CDS encoding ferredoxin: MTASATPATKEPEECSHEDLVRYLEDRFACAQACDDCARVCLVREGPAGPGEAPRLNTACADVCEATSRVLAEQSDQDEQRVRMQVEWCRAICLQCASLCDLHPAAADCAEACRRCAKACDAFLTTLG, encoded by the coding sequence ATGACCGCGTCCGCAACCCCAGCGACGAAGGAACCGGAGGAATGTAGCCACGAGGATCTCGTCCGCTACCTGGAGGACCGTTTCGCCTGTGCGCAGGCTTGCGACGACTGCGCACGCGTGTGCCTCGTGCGCGAAGGCCCGGCCGGACCGGGAGAGGCACCCCGCCTCAACACCGCCTGCGCGGACGTGTGCGAAGCGACGTCCCGCGTCCTGGCCGAACAGAGCGACCAGGACGAGCAACGCGTCCGCATGCAGGTCGAGTGGTGCCGCGCGATCTGCCTCCAGTGCGCTTCCCTCTGCGACCTGCACCCCGCAGCGGCGGACTGCGCGGAAGCCTGCCGCCGCTGCGCGAAGGCGTGCGACGCCTTCCTGACGACGCTCGGCTGA
- a CDS encoding class I SAM-dependent methyltransferase — MNWYEDDDFWSDFAETMFSERRRADVEVLVGGSSLLRFPAGSRVLDLCCGPGLYLVPLARAGSAVTGVDLSPAMLKRADAACDAAGVDVRLVRGDMLTYVEPETYDVVLNLFTSFGYFDDPRDNECVLRNAHDSLVPGGRLLVDVMGKEVLAGWIGRPQVVDLDGGAYVLQRDTVLDSWTRLRTDWTLVRDGEARAASITSFLYSAAELSALFEAAGFTDVRCYGDFDGGPYDNHSKRLIVTGTRPELSAS, encoded by the coding sequence ATGAACTGGTACGAGGACGACGATTTCTGGTCGGACTTCGCCGAGACCATGTTCTCCGAGCGCAGGCGCGCGGACGTGGAGGTCCTCGTCGGCGGATCCTCGCTGCTCCGCTTCCCTGCCGGGAGCCGGGTCCTCGACCTGTGCTGCGGCCCCGGCCTGTACCTCGTGCCGCTGGCCCGCGCCGGGAGCGCGGTCACCGGGGTCGACCTCAGCCCCGCCATGCTGAAGCGCGCCGACGCCGCGTGCGACGCGGCGGGCGTCGACGTCCGGCTGGTGCGAGGGGACATGCTCACGTACGTCGAGCCGGAGACGTACGACGTGGTGCTCAACCTCTTCACCTCGTTCGGCTACTTCGACGACCCCCGGGACAACGAGTGCGTGCTGCGCAACGCCCACGACTCGCTCGTGCCGGGCGGACGGCTGCTCGTCGACGTGATGGGCAAGGAGGTCCTCGCCGGCTGGATCGGCCGACCCCAGGTCGTCGACCTCGACGGCGGTGCGTACGTACTGCAGCGCGACACCGTCCTGGACAGCTGGACCCGGCTGCGCACCGACTGGACGCTGGTCCGGGACGGCGAGGCGCGCGCGGCGTCGATCACCTCCTTCCTCTACAGCGCGGCCGAGCTGAGCGCCCTCTTCGAGGCGGCGGGCTTCACCGACGTGCGCTGTTACGGCGACTTCGACGGCGGCCCGTACGACAACCACTCGAAGCGGCTGATCGTGACCGGCACCCGCCCTGAACTCTCGGCCTCATGA
- a CDS encoding FecCD family ABC transporter permease: MTEATSATPPASRAAGSRRTPRQDSDGQPVGRGRLLTTLTALSVTLVVSVLAGIALGPTVVPPGDVVHFLTAALTGGTIDADDASGYAIVWHVRTPRVLLAAVVGAGLSVVGVAIQALVRNALADPFVLGISSGASVGATAVVVFGIFAGLGVYALSAAAFLGALGATVLVYLAARGPLGLTPLRLVLTGVALAYGFQALMSVLVFLAPNGQAARTVLFWLLGSLGSATWESLPLVTAAVLVAVVVLLRHSRSLDVLSLGDETAASLGVDADALRRGLFVLTAAVTGLIVAVSGAIGFVGLVLPHVVRIWVGSTHRRVLAVAPPAGACFMVWVDLVARTAFAPEELPLGVITALIGVPVFVVLMRRRGYLFGGR, translated from the coding sequence ATGACCGAGGCGACATCCGCGACGCCGCCCGCGAGCCGCGCCGCCGGCTCGCGGCGCACACCGCGCCAGGACTCCGACGGACAACCCGTCGGCCGCGGGCGGCTGTTGACCACGCTCACGGCACTCTCGGTGACGCTGGTGGTCTCCGTCCTGGCCGGCATCGCGCTGGGACCGACCGTCGTACCCCCCGGTGACGTCGTGCACTTCCTCACCGCCGCGCTCACCGGAGGCACCATCGACGCGGACGACGCGTCGGGGTACGCCATCGTCTGGCACGTGCGCACGCCACGGGTGCTGCTGGCCGCGGTGGTCGGCGCCGGGCTCTCCGTCGTGGGCGTCGCCATCCAGGCGCTGGTGCGCAACGCCCTCGCGGACCCGTTCGTGCTCGGCATCTCGTCCGGCGCCTCGGTGGGAGCCACCGCCGTCGTCGTGTTCGGCATCTTCGCGGGCCTCGGGGTCTACGCCCTCTCGGCCGCCGCCTTCCTCGGAGCTCTCGGCGCGACCGTGCTCGTGTACCTGGCCGCGCGCGGGCCTCTCGGGCTCACGCCGCTGCGGCTGGTGCTGACCGGAGTGGCGCTGGCGTACGGCTTCCAGGCGCTCATGAGCGTGCTGGTGTTCCTCGCGCCGAACGGGCAGGCCGCGCGGACCGTGCTGTTCTGGCTGCTCGGCAGCCTCGGCTCCGCGACCTGGGAGTCCCTGCCCCTGGTGACGGCGGCGGTCCTCGTCGCGGTCGTCGTACTGCTGCGGCACAGCCGGTCGCTCGACGTCCTGTCGCTCGGCGACGAGACCGCGGCCAGCCTGGGCGTGGACGCGGACGCGCTGCGCCGCGGCCTGTTCGTGCTCACCGCGGCCGTCACCGGGCTGATCGTCGCGGTCAGCGGCGCCATCGGCTTCGTCGGTCTCGTCCTGCCGCACGTGGTGCGGATCTGGGTCGGCTCCACGCACCGGCGCGTCCTCGCCGTCGCGCCGCCGGCCGGCGCCTGCTTCATGGTGTGGGTCGATCTCGTGGCCCGTACCGCGTTCGCCCCCGAGGAGCTGCCGCTCGGGGTGATCACCGCGCTGATCGGCGTACCGGTGTTCGTCGTCCTGATGCGCCGCCGCGGCTATCTCTTCGGAGGCCGGTAG